In Streptomyces sp. NBC_00704, a genomic segment contains:
- a CDS encoding SpoIIE family protein phosphatase: MVAVPEQTSGQAPAASSAPVGRPLLSLALTSMMDAVGAHSGAVYLRPGDEPVLAMAVMAGLPRSFAAPWERVGLSAPIPVAEAVRERRLVWVGGQEDMARRYPRIAVVLPYPFALAALPVATGSRVYGAVFLTWPGSHPPDLSDLERRELTSACERLALRLERAAAHHRAVLAEADVLDAGPVGGASQTLGSLEAARMVARLPYGMCSLDLSGRVGFANAAASEMLGVPVHGLLGSQLWASVPWLNDPMYEERYRAALISQDATSFVALRPPSDWLSFRLYPSTTGISVRISRARAVSEIRPAGPRPGDAPTRLVSMSQALSMAGALTETVSVQDVVALVADEIAPAVGCRALALLGAQAGRLHVLGHHGYPDPATVEQFGGMPLTAATPGARAVAHGVPAFFDSREHLERLYPARHATPDGFAAWAYLPLIASGRPVGACVLAYAEPRRFSTHERAVLASLAGLIAQALDRALLYDVKHQLAHGLQAALLPPSLPSLAGLEATARYLPATRGMEIGGDFYDLVPSPPLAAAVIGDVQGHNVTAAGLMGQIRTAVRAYTTVGQGPGEVMRSTNRLLIDLGSELLASCLYLRLDPARGRAVMARAGHPPPLLRRPDGRVRVLDLAGGPLLGIDDAATYPTTEVELSPDCVLALYTDGLIETPGVDIEDAVVDLGRRLGAAGDRPLEELADELVGHYAAAEERIDDVALLLLRPRAD, encoded by the coding sequence GTGGTCGCCGTGCCCGAGCAGACGTCCGGCCAGGCGCCGGCCGCCTCGTCGGCCCCGGTCGGCCGGCCGCTGCTCTCGCTGGCGCTGACGTCGATGATGGACGCCGTCGGCGCGCACTCCGGCGCGGTGTACCTGCGTCCGGGCGACGAGCCGGTGCTGGCGATGGCGGTGATGGCCGGCCTGCCGCGGTCCTTCGCCGCGCCCTGGGAGCGGGTGGGGCTGAGCGCGCCCATCCCGGTGGCCGAGGCGGTGCGCGAGCGGCGGCTGGTGTGGGTGGGCGGGCAGGAGGACATGGCCCGGCGCTATCCCCGGATCGCCGTCGTGCTGCCCTATCCGTTCGCGCTGGCCGCGCTGCCGGTGGCGACCGGCTCCCGGGTGTACGGCGCCGTCTTCCTCACCTGGCCCGGCTCGCACCCCCCGGATCTGTCGGACCTCGAGCGCCGCGAGCTGACGTCCGCCTGTGAGCGGCTGGCGCTGCGGCTGGAGCGGGCGGCGGCCCACCACCGTGCCGTGCTCGCCGAGGCGGACGTCCTGGACGCCGGGCCGGTGGGCGGCGCCTCGCAGACGCTGGGCTCGCTGGAGGCGGCCCGGATGGTGGCCCGGCTGCCGTACGGGATGTGCTCGCTGGATCTGAGCGGGCGGGTGGGCTTCGCCAACGCCGCCGCTTCCGAGATGCTCGGCGTCCCCGTGCACGGGCTGCTCGGGTCGCAGTTGTGGGCGAGCGTGCCGTGGCTCAACGACCCGATGTACGAGGAGCGCTACCGGGCCGCGCTGATCAGTCAGGACGCCACCTCGTTCGTGGCGCTGCGGCCGCCCTCCGACTGGCTGTCGTTCCGGCTGTACCCGAGCACCACCGGGATCAGCGTCCGGATCAGCCGGGCCCGGGCCGTGTCGGAGATACGGCCCGCCGGCCCCCGCCCGGGGGACGCGCCGACCCGGCTCGTGTCGATGTCGCAGGCGCTGAGCATGGCCGGGGCGCTCACCGAGACGGTGAGTGTGCAGGACGTGGTGGCGCTGGTCGCGGACGAGATCGCGCCGGCGGTGGGCTGCCGGGCCCTGGCCCTGCTCGGCGCGCAGGCCGGGCGGCTGCATGTGCTCGGACACCACGGGTATCCCGACCCGGCGACCGTGGAACAGTTCGGCGGGATGCCGCTCACCGCCGCGACCCCGGGGGCCCGCGCCGTCGCCCACGGGGTGCCCGCGTTCTTCGACTCCCGCGAGCACCTGGAGCGCCTGTACCCGGCGCGGCACGCCACGCCGGACGGCTTCGCCGCCTGGGCCTACCTGCCGTTGATCGCCTCCGGCCGTCCGGTGGGCGCCTGTGTGCTGGCCTACGCCGAACCGCGGCGGTTCTCCACGCACGAGCGCGCGGTGCTGGCGAGCCTGGCGGGGCTGATCGCCCAGGCCCTGGACCGGGCGCTGCTGTACGACGTCAAGCACCAGCTCGCCCACGGGCTCCAGGCGGCGCTGCTGCCGCCCTCGCTGCCGTCGCTGGCCGGCCTGGAGGCGACCGCCCGCTATCTGCCCGCCACGCGGGGCATGGAGATCGGCGGCGACTTCTACGACCTGGTGCCGTCGCCCCCGCTGGCGGCGGCGGTGATCGGGGACGTGCAGGGGCACAACGTGACCGCGGCCGGGCTGATGGGGCAGATCCGCACCGCCGTGCGCGCCTACACGACGGTGGGGCAGGGGCCCGGCGAGGTCATGCGCAGCACGAACCGGCTGCTGATCGACCTCGGCTCCGAGCTGCTCGCCAGTTGTCTGTACCTGCGCCTGGACCCCGCCCGCGGCCGGGCGGTCATGGCCCGCGCCGGGCATCCCCCGCCGCTGTTGCGCCGGCCGGACGGGCGGGTGCGCGTCCTGGACCTCGCGGGCGGCCCGCTGCTGGGCATCGACGACGCGGCGACGTATCCGACGACGGAGGTCGAGCTGAGCCCCGACTGCGTCCTCGCCCTCTACACGGACGGGCTCATCGAGACGCCGGGGGTGGACATCGAGGACGCGGTCGTGGATCTGGGGCGGCGGCTCGGCGCGGCCGGGGACCGTCCGCTGGAGGAGCTGGCCGACGAGCTGGTGGGGCACTACGCGGCGGCGGAGGAGCGGATCGACGACGTGGCGCTGCTGTTGCTGCGGCCGCGGGCGGACTGA
- a CDS encoding NHLP family bacteriocin export ABC transporter peptidase/permease/ATPase subunit → MSTDERTRGRRRAAPPRRTVPKPSARTVRTPTVLQMEAVECGAASLAMVLGHYGRHVPLEELRIACGVSRDGSRASNLLKAARGYGLTAKGMQMDLAALAQVKAPAILFWEFNHYVVYEGLGRRFGRRGVYVNDPGKGRRFVPMEDFDGSFTGVVLVLEPGEGFERGGRRPGVLGAMPARLRGTAGTMPAAVLASLLLVLVGAAVPALSRTYIDMFLIGGQTSLLTVLFTSMGACVALTVALTWLQQANLHHGRIISSTLSSARFLRHLLRLPVTFFSQRSPADLVQRLQSNDAVAETLARDLASAGVDAVVVVLYALLLYTYDPQLTYVGVGVALLNVVAMRIVVRMRATRTAKLRADNARLTNTAYTGLQLIETMKATGGEDGYFRKWAGQHATTLEEQQRLGVPSAWLGVVAPTLATLNSALILWIGGMRAIEGHISVGLLVAFQALVTRFTAPLTRLNGVAGRIQDFAADVARLKDVENFRSDPLYDRRAGSDSTRRLRGHVELENIAFGYSPLDKPLLTGFDLTVGPGRQVALVGGSGSGKSTVSRLISGLYTPWEGVIRIDGQRLEDISRGALASSVSFVDQEVFLFEGTVRDNVALWDPSIPDEAVVDALRDAAVWDVVQRRPGGVHSRVEQDGRNFSGGQRQRLEIARALVRGPSVLVLDEVTSALDAETEQTVMDNLRRRGCACVVIAHRLSTVRDSDEIVVLQHGAVVERGRHEELVARGGAYAALVRER, encoded by the coding sequence ATGAGCACCGACGAGCGCACCCGCGGCCGGCGCCGGGCCGCGCCGCCCCGGCGCACGGTCCCCAAGCCCTCGGCGAGGACGGTCCGCACGCCCACCGTGCTCCAGATGGAGGCCGTGGAGTGCGGGGCGGCCTCGCTCGCGATGGTCCTCGGCCACTACGGCCGGCACGTCCCGCTGGAGGAGCTGCGCATCGCGTGCGGCGTCTCGCGCGACGGCTCGCGCGCGAGCAACCTGCTCAAGGCGGCCCGCGGTTACGGACTGACGGCCAAGGGCATGCAGATGGACCTGGCGGCCCTCGCCCAGGTGAAAGCCCCGGCCATCCTGTTCTGGGAGTTCAACCACTACGTCGTCTACGAGGGTCTCGGCCGGCGCTTCGGCCGCCGGGGCGTCTACGTCAACGACCCCGGCAAGGGGCGGCGGTTCGTGCCGATGGAGGACTTCGACGGCAGCTTCACCGGAGTCGTGCTGGTCCTGGAGCCGGGCGAGGGCTTCGAGCGGGGCGGACGCAGGCCGGGCGTGCTGGGCGCGATGCCGGCCCGGCTGCGCGGGACGGCGGGCACGATGCCGGCGGCCGTGCTGGCGAGCCTGCTGCTGGTGCTGGTGGGCGCGGCGGTGCCGGCGCTCAGCCGGACCTACATCGACATGTTCCTGATCGGCGGCCAGACCTCCCTGCTGACGGTGCTGTTCACGTCGATGGGCGCCTGTGTGGCGCTCACGGTCGCCCTCACCTGGCTCCAGCAGGCCAATCTGCACCACGGCCGGATCATCTCCTCGACGCTGTCCAGCGCCCGCTTCCTGCGCCATCTGCTGCGGCTGCCGGTGACCTTCTTCTCCCAGCGCAGTCCGGCGGACCTCGTCCAGCGCCTCCAGTCCAACGACGCCGTCGCCGAGACGCTGGCCCGCGACCTCGCCTCGGCGGGAGTGGACGCGGTGGTCGTCGTCCTGTACGCGCTCCTCCTCTACACCTACGACCCGCAGCTGACGTACGTCGGCGTCGGCGTGGCGCTGCTCAACGTCGTCGCGATGCGGATCGTCGTCCGGATGCGGGCGACGCGGACGGCGAAGCTGCGCGCGGACAACGCGCGGCTGACCAACACGGCCTACACCGGGCTCCAGTTGATCGAGACGATGAAGGCGACCGGCGGCGAGGACGGGTACTTCCGCAAGTGGGCCGGTCAGCACGCCACGACGCTGGAGGAGCAGCAGCGCCTCGGGGTGCCGAGCGCGTGGCTGGGCGTGGTCGCGCCGACGCTCGCCACGCTCAACAGCGCGCTGATCCTGTGGATCGGCGGCATGCGGGCGATAGAGGGCCACATCTCGGTGGGTCTGCTGGTCGCGTTCCAGGCGCTGGTCACCCGGTTCACCGCGCCGCTGACGCGGCTGAACGGCGTCGCGGGGCGGATCCAGGACTTCGCGGCGGACGTGGCCCGGCTGAAGGACGTGGAGAACTTCCGCTCCGATCCGCTCTACGACCGCCGCGCCGGCTCCGACTCCACCCGGCGGCTGCGCGGTCACGTCGAGCTGGAGAACATCGCCTTCGGCTACAGCCCGCTGGACAAGCCCCTGCTGACCGGCTTCGACCTGACGGTGGGGCCGGGGCGGCAGGTGGCGCTGGTGGGCGGCTCCGGCAGCGGCAAGTCGACGGTGTCCCGGCTGATCTCGGGGCTCTACACGCCGTGGGAGGGCGTGATCCGCATCGACGGGCAGCGCCTGGAGGACATTTCGCGCGGGGCGCTGGCCTCTTCCGTCTCCTTCGTCGACCAGGAGGTGTTCCTGTTCGAGGGCACGGTCCGCGACAACGTGGCGCTGTGGGACCCGTCGATCCCGGACGAGGCCGTCGTCGACGCGCTCCGGGACGCGGCCGTCTGGGACGTCGTCCAGCGCCGGCCCGGCGGCGTCCACAGCAGGGTGGAGCAGGACGGGCGCAACTTCTCCGGCGGGCAGCGCCAGCGGCTGGAGATCGCGCGGGCGCTGGTGCGCGGGCCCAGCGTCCTGGTCCTGGACGAGGTGACCAGCGCGCTGGACGCGGAGACGGAGCAGACGGTGATGGACAACCTGCGGCGGCGCGGCTGCGCCTGCGTGGTGATCGCCCACCGGCTCAGCACGGTGCGCGACAGCGACGAGATCGTCGTGCTCCAGCACGGCGCGGTCGTGGAGCGCGGCCGGCACGAGGAACTGGTGGCGCGCGGCGGTGCGTACGCGGCCCTGGTCAGGGAGCGGTGA
- a CDS encoding HlyD family efflux transporter periplasmic adaptor subunit gives MQFRQQALAKLQSPEELDLPVRFARPQGWLVLAVTVVVVAAASVWAVTGSVASTVSAPAVLTHGEGSYILQSPVAGQVTAVLATEGRRLPAGAPVLKVRTADGDTVVRTVAAGRVTALAATIGQIVSTGANVAAVEKVADADDPLYATVYVPAPNAASVPVGAPVDLTVQTVPSQEFGVLRGHVKSVDREAQSARQISAFLGDSQLGEQFTEDGRPVAVLVRLDRSASTKSGYRWSSAQGPPYGLASMTMATGSIRLADQRPVDWLLP, from the coding sequence GTGCAGTTCCGCCAACAGGCCCTCGCCAAGCTCCAGTCACCGGAGGAACTCGACCTGCCGGTGCGTTTCGCGCGCCCTCAGGGCTGGCTGGTGCTGGCCGTGACCGTGGTCGTCGTCGCGGCCGCGTCCGTGTGGGCGGTGACCGGTTCGGTCGCCTCCACGGTGAGCGCGCCCGCCGTCCTCACCCACGGCGAGGGCAGTTACATCCTCCAGAGCCCGGTGGCCGGCCAGGTCACGGCGGTGCTCGCGACGGAGGGCCGCCGGCTGCCCGCCGGCGCCCCCGTGCTGAAGGTGCGCACGGCGGACGGCGACACCGTGGTGCGCACGGTCGCCGCCGGCCGGGTCACCGCCCTCGCCGCCACGATCGGGCAGATCGTCTCCACCGGCGCGAACGTCGCCGCCGTGGAGAAGGTCGCCGACGCCGACGACCCGCTGTACGCGACGGTGTACGTCCCCGCGCCGAACGCGGCCTCCGTCCCGGTCGGCGCGCCCGTCGACCTCACCGTGCAGACCGTTCCGTCCCAGGAGTTCGGCGTGCTGCGCGGCCATGTGAAGTCGGTGGACCGCGAGGCGCAGTCGGCGCGGCAGATCTCCGCCTTCCTCGGTGACAGCCAGCTGGGCGAGCAGTTCACCGAGGACGGCCGGCCGGTGGCGGTGCTGGTGCGTCTGGACCGGTCCGCTTCGACGAAGAGCGGCTACCGGTGGTCGTCGGCGCAGGGCCCGCCGTACGGCCTCGCCTCCATGACCATGGCCACGGGTTCGATACGGCTGGCCGACCAGCGTCCCGTCGACTGGCTGCTGCCATGA
- a CDS encoding S1 family peptidase, giving the protein MSHKRVTKRKAIVAAGGVAALGAAAILLPQANASQDGGSGGAASVKTLKAGNASDLASQLQKQLGDAFAGSYYDAAAKQLVVNVVNVSGTGNNVLAQAEQAGARIRQVDNSTAELKAAARTLKTRATIPGTSWAVDPKTNKILVTADSTVTGAKWSRIESTVKSLGSGMATIRKSSGALKPFVSGGDAIFGGGARCSLGFNVTAGDGSPAFLTAGHCGVAAKQWSDSQNGQPIATVDQATFPGDGDFALVKYDDPNTQAPSEVDTGQQTVAINQAGEATVGTQVFRMGSTTGLHDGQVLGLDATVNYPEGTVTGLIQTDVCAEPGDSGGSLFTQDGQAVGLTSGGSGDCTAGGETFFQPVTTALAAVGATLGDGGAGNAGGAGAGGAGNGGAVDENGDGIDDQTGEAIQDGGQGAGAGGAVDENGDGIDDQTGEAVQGGGEAAGGGAVDENGDGIDDQTGEAVQDGGQGAGAGGAVDENGDAQNQTGDGGHQNGNQNQSGGGQQDGSAVNRSH; this is encoded by the coding sequence TTGAGTCACAAGCGAGTTACGAAGCGCAAGGCCATCGTCGCGGCAGGCGGTGTGGCGGCGCTCGGAGCGGCGGCCATCCTCCTTCCCCAGGCCAACGCCTCTCAGGACGGCGGTTCCGGTGGCGCCGCCTCGGTGAAGACCCTGAAGGCGGGCAACGCCTCGGACCTCGCCTCCCAGCTGCAGAAGCAGCTCGGCGACGCCTTCGCCGGCTCCTACTACGACGCCGCCGCCAAGCAGCTGGTCGTCAACGTCGTGAACGTCTCCGGCACGGGGAACAACGTCCTGGCGCAGGCCGAGCAGGCCGGCGCCAGGATCCGGCAGGTCGACAACAGCACGGCCGAACTCAAGGCGGCCGCGCGGACGCTGAAGACCCGGGCGACCATCCCGGGCACCTCCTGGGCCGTCGACCCGAAGACGAACAAGATCCTCGTCACCGCCGACTCGACCGTCACCGGCGCCAAGTGGAGCCGCATCGAGTCCACCGTCAAGAGCCTCGGCTCCGGCATGGCGACGATCCGCAAGTCCTCCGGCGCCCTCAAGCCGTTCGTCTCCGGCGGCGACGCGATATTCGGCGGCGGAGCGCGCTGCTCCCTCGGCTTCAACGTGACGGCGGGCGACGGCTCCCCCGCCTTCCTGACGGCCGGTCACTGCGGGGTCGCGGCCAAGCAGTGGTCCGACTCCCAGAACGGCCAGCCGATCGCCACGGTCGACCAGGCCACCTTCCCCGGCGACGGCGACTTCGCGCTTGTGAAGTACGACGACCCGAACACCCAGGCGCCCAGCGAGGTCGACACCGGTCAGCAGACCGTCGCGATCAACCAGGCCGGCGAGGCCACGGTCGGCACGCAGGTCTTCCGGATGGGCAGCACCACCGGCCTGCACGACGGCCAGGTCCTCGGCCTCGACGCCACCGTCAACTACCCCGAGGGCACCGTCACGGGCCTCATCCAGACGGACGTCTGCGCCGAGCCCGGTGACAGCGGCGGCTCGCTCTTCACCCAGGACGGCCAGGCCGTCGGCCTGACCTCGGGCGGCAGCGGCGACTGCACCGCGGGCGGCGAGACCTTCTTCCAGCCGGTGACCACCGCGCTGGCCGCGGTCGGCGCCACCCTCGGCGACGGCGGCGCGGGCAACGCCGGCGGCGCGGGTGCCGGCGGTGCGGGCAACGGCGGTGCGGTCGACGAGAACGGCGACGGCATCGACGACCAGACCGGCGAGGCCATTCAGGACGGCGGCCAGGGCGCGGGCGCCGGCGGCGCGGTCGACGAGAACGGTGACGGCATCGACGACCAGACCGGTGAGGCCGTTCAGGGTGGCGGCGAGGCCGCCGGCGGCGGTGCGGTCGACGAGAACGGCGACGGCATCGACGACCAGACCGGCGAGGCCGTTCAGGACGGCGGGCAGGGCGCGGGCGCCGGCGGCGCGGTCGACGAGAACGGCGACGCGCAGAACCAGACGGGCGACGGCGGGCACCAGAACGGGAACCAGAACCAGTCCGGCGGCGGTCAGCAGGACGGCTCGGCTGTGAACCGCTCGCACTGA
- a CDS encoding type A2 lantipeptide produces the protein MNSTPQVETVEISDAELDNVSGGLSLNAVGTVTGLVDGVAPVSGLVNTVVGTVEGVTGLSTAPVTNLVAGL, from the coding sequence ATGAACTCCACCCCCCAGGTTGAGACCGTCGAGATCTCCGACGCCGAGCTGGACAACGTCTCCGGCGGTCTGTCCCTGAACGCCGTCGGCACCGTCACCGGCCTGGTGGACGGCGTTGCCCCGGTCTCCGGCCTGGTCAACACGGTCGTCGGCACGGTCGAGGGTGTCACCGGCCTGAGCACGGCCCCGGTCACCAACCTGGTCGCCGGTCTCTGA
- a CDS encoding response regulator transcription factor, whose amino-acid sequence MIRVLLVHDACLVRSVLAQWLSREPDLRVDDVPWRGAAGRVRAVRPDVCAADLDCSDTYGIPPLGDLSARSVGLAPPRLLVLAGANRPGLLKRALEAGALGYVDRAGTPEQLLRGIRRVAQGERFVTDSLGFGFLKAAEMPLTRRELSVLTLAAEGASIAEIAGSLHLSHGTVRNYMAAITRKTGARNRVDAIRISQGQGWL is encoded by the coding sequence GTGATCCGGGTACTTCTGGTGCACGACGCATGTCTGGTCAGATCGGTCCTCGCACAGTGGTTGTCCAGGGAGCCGGACCTGCGGGTGGACGACGTCCCGTGGCGCGGCGCGGCCGGCCGGGTGCGGGCGGTGCGGCCGGACGTGTGCGCGGCCGACCTCGACTGCTCCGACACGTACGGCATCCCGCCCCTGGGCGATCTCAGCGCGCGCAGCGTCGGACTCGCGCCGCCGCGGCTGCTCGTGCTTGCCGGAGCGAACAGGCCGGGCCTGCTGAAACGGGCGCTGGAGGCGGGGGCGCTCGGCTACGTCGACCGGGCCGGCACACCGGAGCAGTTACTGCGCGGGATCCGGAGAGTCGCCCAGGGGGAACGTTTCGTCACCGACTCACTGGGCTTCGGATTCCTCAAGGCCGCCGAGATGCCCCTGACCCGCCGGGAACTGAGCGTGCTGACCCTCGCCGCCGAGGGCGCCTCCATCGCGGAGATCGCGGGGAGCCTCCACCTGTCCCACGGGACGGTGCGCAACTACATGGCGGCGATCACCCGCAAGACCGGCGCCCGCAACCGCGTGGACGCCATCCGCATCTCCCAGGGGCAGGGCTGGCTGTGA
- a CDS encoding NHLP bacteriocin export ABC transporter permease/ATPase subunit, whose amino-acid sequence MTAGSVDDVVVGALGQLGVRIDCAGLGRLDLEGPQVLWLVAAGALDLFAVDAEQQGHWHHLGRLEAGSLLLGPVTGPRHTLVARPSRDCAVHRVGLRELYEPAGTQTWSYDEYGNPRYVPPASSPLEYALALGVGRGLSVLFQAPMAAERAADGGGVPARAPGGTGDDDEVFWMQVPPGSVRYGSLYGAEAAADLLMDPGVWQSVVDQQYRLLTALDRWIEQRERSHETRTAAGIKAGETVRAQADRTLLASIGGKADRRTTSADADATFAACRLVGRAAGITLTEPSVTGADGDRLDPVERVALASRVRARAVRLDGRWWRDDLGPLVGRRALSGAPVALLWRRGGYVAVHPATGRETPVEKANAAEFEPRAVMFYRPLPERSPGPLGLLRFSMRGTGSDLRNLLVSGLVTVAIGALVPIATGKVLGEYVPRAQREPIVQVCLAVMVSGVVAAAFMLLQNLTMLRMEGRIEATLQPAVWDRLLRLPTKFFAERSTGELASAAMGVSAIRRLLAGLGPSVAQSVTVGAMNLGLLLWYSVPMALAAIGMLTVVAAVFLGLGLWQVRWQRRLVVLSNKLNNQAFQTLRGLPKLRVAAAENYAYAAWAAQFARSRELQQRLGRIRNLSTVLGAVYLPLCSLLMFMLLAGPARGALSAADFLTFNTSMTMLLTSVTSLTGAFVSAVAALPLFEEIRPVLEAAPEVRTANTRPGRLTGALEARRLSFRYSDDGPLVLDDVSFAVRPGEFVAIVGPSGCGKSTLLRLLIGFDRPVSGSVLYDGQDLAALDQSAVRRQCGVVLQHAQPFTGSLLDVICGTGAYTPEEAMAAAEMAGLAEDIARMPMGLHTIVSGGGSVSGGQRQRLMIAQALIRRPRILFFDEATSALDNETQRTVIESTRKLNATRVVIAHRLSTVLDADRVIVMENGRVAQQGPPAQLLADTGGRLHELVRRQLA is encoded by the coding sequence ATGACGGCCGGATCCGTGGACGACGTCGTCGTCGGCGCGCTGGGACAGCTGGGGGTGCGGATCGACTGCGCCGGTCTCGGCCGCCTGGACCTGGAGGGTCCGCAGGTGCTGTGGCTGGTCGCGGCGGGCGCGCTCGACCTGTTCGCGGTGGACGCGGAGCAGCAGGGCCACTGGCATCACCTGGGCCGTCTGGAGGCGGGGTCCCTGCTGCTGGGCCCGGTGACCGGCCCCCGGCACACGCTCGTCGCCCGTCCGTCGCGCGACTGCGCGGTGCACCGCGTCGGGCTGCGCGAGCTGTACGAGCCGGCGGGCACGCAGACCTGGTCCTACGACGAGTACGGCAACCCCCGGTACGTGCCGCCCGCGTCGAGCCCCCTGGAGTACGCGCTCGCCCTCGGCGTGGGCCGCGGTCTGTCGGTCCTCTTCCAGGCGCCGATGGCCGCCGAGCGGGCCGCCGACGGCGGGGGCGTCCCGGCGCGGGCGCCCGGCGGCACGGGCGACGACGACGAGGTGTTCTGGATGCAGGTGCCGCCGGGCAGCGTGCGGTACGGCTCGCTGTACGGCGCGGAGGCGGCCGCCGACCTGCTGATGGACCCCGGTGTGTGGCAGTCGGTGGTCGACCAGCAGTACCGGCTGCTGACGGCGCTGGACCGCTGGATCGAACAGCGGGAGCGCAGCCACGAGACGCGTACGGCCGCCGGGATCAAGGCGGGCGAGACGGTCCGTGCCCAGGCCGACCGGACTCTGCTCGCGTCGATCGGCGGGAAGGCGGACCGGCGCACGACGTCCGCCGACGCCGACGCCACCTTCGCGGCCTGCCGGCTGGTGGGCCGGGCCGCCGGGATCACCCTGACCGAGCCGTCCGTGACGGGCGCCGACGGCGACCGGCTCGATCCGGTCGAGCGGGTCGCCCTGGCGTCCCGGGTGCGTGCCCGCGCCGTCCGCCTCGACGGCCGCTGGTGGCGGGACGACCTGGGTCCGCTGGTCGGGCGCCGGGCGCTGTCCGGGGCGCCGGTCGCGCTGCTGTGGCGGCGCGGCGGCTATGTCGCCGTCCATCCGGCGACCGGGCGGGAGACGCCGGTCGAGAAGGCCAACGCGGCGGAGTTCGAGCCGCGGGCCGTGATGTTCTACCGGCCGCTGCCCGAGCGAAGCCCCGGCCCGCTCGGCCTGCTGCGGTTCAGCATGCGCGGTACGGGCTCGGACCTGAGGAACCTGCTGGTCAGCGGGTTGGTGACGGTGGCGATCGGGGCGCTGGTGCCGATCGCCACGGGCAAGGTGCTCGGCGAGTACGTGCCGAGGGCCCAGCGGGAGCCGATCGTGCAGGTGTGTCTGGCCGTGATGGTCAGCGGTGTGGTGGCGGCGGCGTTCATGCTGCTGCAGAACCTGACCATGCTGCGCATGGAGGGCCGGATCGAGGCGACGCTCCAGCCCGCCGTGTGGGACCGGCTGCTGAGGCTGCCGACGAAGTTCTTCGCCGAGCGTTCCACGGGCGAGCTGGCGAGCGCCGCCATGGGCGTCAGTGCGATCCGCCGACTGCTGGCGGGGCTCGGCCCGTCGGTGGCGCAGTCGGTCACCGTGGGCGCCATGAACCTGGGGCTGCTGCTCTGGTACAGCGTGCCGATGGCGCTGGCGGCGATCGGGATGCTGACCGTCGTGGCCGCGGTGTTCCTGGGCCTCGGGCTGTGGCAGGTGCGCTGGCAGCGACGGCTCGTGGTGCTCTCCAACAAGCTGAACAACCAGGCGTTCCAGACGCTGCGCGGGCTGCCGAAGCTGCGGGTGGCGGCGGCCGAGAACTACGCGTACGCGGCCTGGGCGGCGCAGTTCGCGCGCAGCCGTGAGCTTCAGCAGCGGCTCGGCCGGATCAGGAACCTCAGCACGGTGCTGGGCGCGGTGTACCTGCCGCTGTGCTCGCTGCTGATGTTCATGCTGCTGGCCGGCCCGGCCCGCGGCGCGCTGTCCGCGGCGGACTTCCTCACCTTCAACACGTCGATGACGATGCTGCTCACCTCGGTGACGTCGCTGACCGGCGCGTTCGTGTCGGCGGTGGCGGCGCTGCCGCTGTTCGAGGAGATCCGGCCGGTGCTGGAGGCGGCCCCCGAGGTCCGCACGGCGAACACCCGGCCGGGCCGGCTGACGGGCGCGCTCGAGGCCCGCCGCCTGTCGTTCCGCTACTCCGACGACGGTCCCCTGGTCCTCGACGACGTCTCCTTCGCGGTGCGGCCGGGCGAGTTCGTGGCGATCGTCGGCCCGAGCGGCTGCGGCAAGTCGACGCTGCTGCGGCTGCTCATCGGCTTCGACCGGCCGGTGTCGGGCAGTGTGCTGTACGACGGCCAGGACCTGGCCGCGCTCGACCAGTCGGCGGTGCGCCGCCAGTGCGGGGTGGTGCTCCAGCACGCCCAGCCGTTCACCGGCTCCCTGCTGGACGTCATCTGCGGCACGGGGGCCTACACGCCCGAGGAGGCGATGGCGGCGGCCGAGATGGCGGGTCTCGCCGAGGACATCGCGCGCATGCCGATGGGGCTGCACACGATCGTCTCGGGCGGCGGCTCGGTCTCGGGCGGCCAGCGCCAGCGCCTGATGATCGCCCAGGCGCTGATCCGGCGGCCGCGGATCCTGTTCTTCGACGAGGCGACCAGCGCCCTGGACAACGAGACGCAGCGCACGGTCATCGAGAGCACCCGCAAGCTGAACGCCACGAGGGTGGTCATCGCGCACCGCCTGTCGACGGTGCTGGACGCCGACCGCGTCATCGTGATGGAGAACGGCAGGGTCGCCCAGCAGGGCCCGCCTGCCCAGCTCCTCGCGGACACCGGCGGGCGCCTGCACGAACTGGTGCGGCGACAGCTGGCCTGA